A window of the Microcaecilia unicolor chromosome 5, aMicUni1.1, whole genome shotgun sequence genome harbors these coding sequences:
- the PDP2 gene encoding pyruvate dehydrogenase [acetyl-transferring]-phosphatase 2, mitochondrial, translated as MSSTVSCQILSSARRGFFILQVRRCWYSRYITVQNKAKWKRRFSRTPFTQGLLEYAGTENILPRKTFFRHISTEEDFHFQLAPSHINDILRANEQCYKIQEFDGRNASSVLKFESNQLAANAPNEDRRSAATCLQTKGLLFGIFDGHAGHTCAQSLSERLFYYIAVSLMSQQMLEELEFAMEHMKPVPPVLQWHKHQNDYTYREVASLYVDHLRVYWQELIELDNEVGLSVEDALTYSFKRLDSDISLEGQVPMKNDLVRNLALQVAFSGATACVAHIDNVHLHVANAGDCRAILGVQDKDGTWSSLPLTQDHNSLNEMELLRLRQEHPKSEEQTVVMDNRLLGILMPVRAFGDVRFKWSKELQQSVLENACDVEALNIYQYAPQNYHTPPYLTAEPEIRYHRLRPQDKFLVIASDGLWDMLDNEEVIRLLAEHLSGVNLEVPEPELTNERRSLGYMQNLLLKRRARGVQSYDQNGATHLIRHAVGNNEYGVIEQEKLSAMLSLPDDLARMYRDDITITVVYFNSSNIEMYGKEK; from the coding sequence ATGTCAAGTACTGTTTCTTGTCAGATTTTAAGCTCTGCAAGACGTGGTTTTTTTATACTGCAAGTGAGGAGATGTTGGTACTCCAGATATATTACAGTTCAAAACAAGGCAAAATGGAAAAGGAGGTTTTCCAGGACACCATTTACACAAGGTCTGCTGGAGTATGCGGGCACAGAAAATATTCTCcctagaaaaacattttttagacaCATCTCTACAGAGGAAGATTTCCATTTTCAGTTGGCCCCATCACATATAAACGATATCTTGAGGGCTAATGAGCAATGCTACAAAATTCAAGAATTTGATGGAAGGAATGCCAGTTCAGTTTTGAAATTTGAAAGTAATCAGCTAGCAGCAAATGCACCAAATGAAGACCGTCGAAGTGCAGCTACGTGTTTACAGACCAAAGGATTGCTCTTTGGTATCTTTGATGGCCATGCAGGACATACCTGTGCACAGTCACTAAGCGAAAGGCTCTTCTATTACATTGCCGTTTCTCTAATGTCTCAGCAAATGTTAGAAGAGCTTGAGTTTGCTATGGAACATATGAAACCTGTTCCACCAGTTCTGCAGTGGCACAAACACCAAAATGATTACACCTATAGAGAAGTAGCTTCACTCTATGTAGACCACCTCAGAGTTTATTGGCAGGAACTTATAGAGCTTGACAACGAAGTGGGACTGAGCGTGGAGGATGCTCTGACTTATTCATTCAAGAGACTAGATTCCGATATCTCGCTTGAAGGGCAAGTCCCCATGAAAAACGACTTGGTTAGAAATCTTGCCCTTCAGGTTGCGTTCTCAGGGGCAACTGCTTGTGTCGCCCACATTGACAACGTTCACTTACATGTAGCCAATGCTGGGGACTGCAGAGCAATCTTAGGGGTTCAGGATAAAGATGGAACAtggtcttccctccctctcactcaAGACCACAATTCCCTTAATGAAATGGAACTTTTAAGGTTACGGCAAGAGCACCCCAAATCGGAAGAGCAAACTGTAGTAATGGATAATAGACTTCTGGGAATTTTGATGCCTGTTAGAGCATTTGGAGACGTCCGCTTCAAATGGAGTAAGGAGCTGCAACAAAGTGTCTTGGAAAATGCTTGTGATGTTGAGGCTTTGAATATTTATCAGTATGCCCCTCAGAATTACCATACACCTCCATATTTAACTGCTGAGCCTGAGATAAGGTATCATAGGTTACGGCCTCAAGATAAATTTCTTGTTATTGCCTCTGATGGGTTATGGGATATGTTGGATAATGAAGAAGTCATTAGACTTTTGGCAGAACACCTTTCAGGGGTTAATTTAGAGGTGCCGGAACCAGAACTGACTAATGAGAGGCGAAGCCTAGGCTACATGCAGAATCTGCTGCTCAAGAGAAGGGCAAGAGGGGTGCAGTCCTACGACCAGAATGGAGCCACCCATCTGATAAGGCATGCTGTGGGCAATAATGAATATGGTGTAATAGAACAAGAGAAACTTTCTGCGATGTTGAGTTTGCCCGATGACTTGGCGAGAATGTACAGAGATGACATCACGATCACCGTGGTTTACTTTAATTCTAGTAACATTGAAATGTATGGTAAAGAAAAGTAA